Sequence from the uncultured Bacteroides sp. genome:
ACTTTTGAAAGAATTACTGGAATCATTGCAACTTTTGATTCAAAAGAAGCCAACCCGTCATTAAAAGTGGCTTTACCACCACCACCTGTTACAGCAAAGCTTCCTGAAAAAGTCCAGTTTTTCTTCTTATAAGCTGCCTGAAAGCTCGGAATGAAAGGAGCTGAAGCTTCACCCTTAAATTCTTTAGTTGCAGATCCTCCGTTTCCTACGAATGGAGCAAAAGTAGAATTAATGGTTCTTGTTTGGAAAGCACTCTGTCCATTAAAAGACAAATGAAAACCATCATTCAGGAAAGCAACACCCGCTGGATTAGAATAAACAGCATCAATTTCGGTTGACGCACCACGGGCAATATTACGAAGAAAAGCAACGTTCTGATTTGTATTTGTTAAAAGCCCCCCTGCAAAAGTTGGAACTGAAACGATTAATAGCATAATGCTAATCAGGGATAATTTTTTCATATTATTCTTTTTTAAATATTTTGCGCGCAAAGGTAGCATAAATTAGCACACTACAAACACATTTGTGCTATTATTTCTCTTTCCTTGTCAATAATTAGCAAAACTAGAAATCAAAAGAAACTGTTTCAATAGAAACAAATATTCTTTTTACTTTCTTTCATTACTTCCGCATAACCTGAAATGCATTCTATCAGTCACAAAAAAAGAATAGGTTATCCATCTTGGGTAACCTATTCTTCATTACTAATCAATCTTTCAAACTAATTCAAAACGAACTCTACTGCTGATCTTATATCTGTAGAAGATGAACCAATATAAACTTTAAACGTTCCCGGTTCTGCCACCCAACTATGAGCCGTTTCGCTAAAGAATTTAAGAGCATCTTGTCCAATCTTAAATGAAACAGTTTGTTCCTCTCCCGGAGCAAGTTCTATCTTTTGAAAAGCCTTCAACTCCTTCACTGGACGAAGTACACTACATTTTTCATCACCAATATAAAGCTGAACAACTTCTTTGCCTTTCACCTTTCCAATATTCTTCACCGGAATAGTAATAGTTAACTCCTCTGAACCCGAAATATTCTTTTTATCGGCAACAGCTTTTCCATATTTAAACTGAGTATAACTCAATCCGTGACCAAATGGGAAAAGAGCCGGAATCTTTTTAGTGTCGTGCCAACGGTAACCTACCAGAATATCTTCTTTGTATACTTCTTTAACGCCATCTCCCGGATAAGATATAGCACCAAATGAGTGTGCAGCATTATCGGCTAATTTTACAGGGAATGAGAATGGCAGCTTTCCGCTTGGATTAACATCTCCACTAAGTACATCGGCAATGGCATTTCCTGATTCAGAACCCAGATACCATGCCTGCAAAATGCTTGGAATACTCTTTATCCAAGGCATCTCAACAGCATTTCCACTTAAAAGAACCATAACGATATTCTTGTTTACTTTCAGCATATCGTTTATTAATTCGTTTTGTCCGAAAGGAAGAGCCAACGATTTACGGTCGGCATTCTCGCAATCCTGAAAATTATTCTTATTTAATCCACCTACAAAAATAATCAGATCAGCTTCGGCTGCCTGCCTTACAGCTTCCCGACGAAGTGAATCTGTATCGAAACCCGGTTTAATTTCACGATCATACACTGGTTTGCCCGATGCATATCCCATTGTATATTTTATCTTATCGCCAAATTTAGCTTGTAGTCCGGCCAATGGAGAAACTTCTTTCTTCACCTTCAGGACAGAAGACCCTCCACCTTCAGTCAAACGACGGATTGCGTTCTCTCCTACCACCAGAATTGAGCGGTATTTTCTGGCATCCAACGGAAGAATAGCGCCCTTTTTCTTATCTGTTTCATTCTTTAAAAGAACAATTCCTTCCTGAGCCACAGTACGTGCAACAGTATAATGTTCTTCATTAGTAAAAGATCCCCAAGGGCGATCACTATTCATAGCTGTACGGAAAATCAACCTAAGAATACGACTTGCTTTATCTTCAATAGTACTCATTGGATAAGTGCCATCTTTTAATCCTTTCAGGTAAGCTGATGCTAAATAGTAATCATCATACGCAAACTTCTTGCCCGAACTAAGGCCATTGGTATACGATCCCATTTCAATATCCAGTCCGTTAAGAACAGCTTCCTTTGTATCATGCGCCCCACCCCAGTCGGTAATTACACATCCGTCGAATTTCCATTCCCCTTTCAGGATTTTATTCAATAATAGATCGTTGTGACAAGCGTGTTCTCCGCGCACCTTATTATATGAGCCCATTATGCTCCAGCTTCCGCCATCAACAATTGCAGCCTTAAATGCGGGAAGATAGATCTCATTAAGCGCACGATCACTTAACTCTACATCAATATTTCCACGCCAAACTTCCTGATTATTTAATGCATAATGTTTCACACAAGCTGAAACACCATTAGATTGTACTCCTTTTACATAAGGAACTACCATGATGGAGGCGAGATATGGATCTTCGCCCATATATTCAAAATTACGACCGTTTAGCGGAGTACGGTAAATATTTACACCAGGCCCCAACAATACATCTTTTCTACGATAACGCGCCTCTTCACCAACAGCTTTACCATAAATAGCCGACATCTTAGGGTTCCAGGTAGCAGCCAGACAAATTAGTGCAGGAAAAGCAGTACAGGAATCGTTCGTCCATTCGGCATTTCCCCAACTATCCCAAAGAATTTCTTCGCGAACACCGTGAGGACCATCGCTCATCCATATCTCAGGAATTCCCAAACGAGGCACACCGTGACTGCTAAACTTGGACTGCGCTGAGCAAAGTTTTACTTTCTCTTCCAGTGTCATACGTGAAAGCGCATCTTTTACCCGCACTTCAATAGGTTGTTTCTGGTCGAGATACGCAGGCACTTGCTGAGCCTTTAACGAAGCAGCACCCATTGTCAGTGCCATTGCTGCATAAATTAATTTCAGTTTCATATTAGATTCGTTATGTTATTTTGTTGTATTAATAAGTAATTCATTACTTCTCAGTTTACCCGAAGTTGCCTTCAGAGTGATATTTCCATTATTTTCAGTTGATTGAATCACAACAAGGCATTTTCCATAGAAAGCCTTACGGAAATTAGTCTTGAAGCTTTCACCGCTTATCGAACTACCGTTATCAACTCCTACAATAGTTCCGGCTCCTTTCAGATCAAAATTAATCAGATTATCTGCATTAGGACAAAGATTTCCATCTTTATCTCTTACTTCTGCAGTTACAAAACTAAGATCTTTACCATTGGCAGTAATCCGTTTTCTATCGGCAGTCATAACAATCTGCGCAGGAGCACCAGCTGTTTTTATCTCTTTGGTGAGAACTACCTTACCGGCTTTACGGGAGACAACCTTTATTGTTCCGGGAGTAAACTTCAGACGCCACATCACATGAAAGTCATCTTTGCCTTTTGTCTTAACCCCTTGTGATTTTCCATTGAGAAAGAGTTCAACTTCATCGGCATGATTATAGTAAGCCCACACATCAACTGTTTCACCCAGCTTCCAGTTCCAATGAGGAAAGACATGAAGTACATCTTTATTTGTCCATTCGGACTGATACATATAATATATATCCTTCGGAAATCCGGCCAAATCTACAATACCAAAGTAGGAACTTCGTGCAGGCCAATCGTAAGGAGTAGGTTCTCCAAGGTAATCAAATCCTGTCCAGATAAACATTCCGCTGATAAAATCATTGTTCTTCACCAATCTCCAGGTATCTTCGTGAGTAGATCCCCACGGAGCATGACAATTGTCATACGAAGAACAGGAATAAGAATCATCATGAAAAGGAATATCCCAACGGACTGGCCAGATATACATACTATCACTTGGCATACGGTAATAACCACGAGTCATCAATGCAGATATGGATTCCGTTACAATAAAAGGCTTACCGGGGAAATTCTTGTACACATCTTTAAAGTACGATTCATGATAATTAAAACCAATAATATCCAAAGCATTAGAACGGAAAAGGTGATTATTAGGATCTGGCTCATTACAACCGGATGTAATTGGGCGGGTTGGATCAAGTGTTTTAACCATATCGGCCAACTTTAAGGTAAGCAATGAGTTTATACTCATCGAGTCTCCCTTTTGTGCCAGCATTTTTGGATCACGTTTAAAGTTAAGCAATAAATTGGCAGCCTGAAGATCCAGAGTATCTGCATTAGCATCAGTCCACTGTTCCAGTACTTCATTGCCAATGCTCCACATAAAAATGGAAGGATGATTACGGTCACGAAGAATATGATCTGTTAAATCGCGCTCATGCCACTCATTAAAGTAACGGGAATAGTCGTGTGATGTTTTTTTCTTGCGCCACATATCAAATGATTCGTCCATCACAATAAAACCCATACGGTCACATAGATTTAGTAGTTCAGGAGCAGGAGGATTGTGCGAACAGCGAATGCCATTACAACCCATATTTTTCAGGATCTCCAACTGACGCTGGATAGCACGGGTATTAACTGCCGAACCCAGACAGCCCAAATCGTGATGCATACACACTCCATTTATTTTAGTAGGAACACCATTCAGGATAAATCCTTTTTTTTCATCAAATATAAAGTTACGAATTCCAAAAGGAGTTTCATACTGATCAACCACTTTTCCGCCTACACTTATTTGAGATACTACTTTATATAAATAAGGATTCTGCAGTGTCCATAATTCTGGTCTGGATAGTTCAAGGTTTTGTTTCACCTCCTGCGCTTTACCTGCTGCAACTTTCACAGTGGAAACACTTCTCTTCAGTTCCGCACCTTTATTATCGAGAATCAGTGAACGAAGTTCAGCAGTAACTTCAGCCTTTGAATCATTTTTTATTTGAGTGGCAATGGCAATGGATGCTTCATCTTTAGAAACTTTCGGAGTAGTAACGTATGTTCCCCACTGATCAACATGCACGGGATCTGCAACAGTAAACCACACATTCCGGTAAATTCCGCAACCAGAATACCAACGAGAGTTGGGTTGCTCACTATTATCCACTCGAACTGCAATCACATTTTTCTGTCCAAACTTGAGGTAAGGAGTCAGGTCATACCGGAAAGAGATATAACCATAAGGACGTTTTCCCAGCTTAGTGCCGTTAATCCACACTTCGGCATCCATATATACACCATCAAAATCAACAAACACTTTTTTTCCTTTATTTACTGGATCCAAAGTAAAGGTCTTCCGGTACCAGCCTACTCCACCAGGCAAAGCTCCACCACCACAACCGGAAGGATTGTCTTTGCTAAACTCTCCTTCAATCGCCCAATCGTGAGGAAGGTTCAGCTTCCGCCACGAATTATCTTTGTAACCAGGCGAGAAAGCCTCGGGGATTTCGCCTAAATGGAAGGTCCAGTTTTTATTAAAGTCTGATATAACACGGGATGTCATACCGTAGCCAGAAACAGATAAAAGCATTAATAATGCAAAAACTGCGGAAAAATTTAAGATGTGTTTCTTCATAATTTATAAAGTTACGAGAATTCTTTTTATTTCCTTGTACAAAACAATTCATTCTTCTGTAGAAAAGAATGAATTGTTTTGTACAGAAGAATACAATCTTTTGTACAAGGATTTATTTACCACTCAGGTTATAATTTAATAACTTGCTTTAAGCCATTATATTTTACCGCCTTACCTTTAATTTTTAAATCGAACGGTTTCGGAGTAGATTTGTTCACATATACCACATTGAACGAACGTTCTTTAGGCATTCCTTTGAATTCACCTTTACGATCACCAATAGTCAGAGACTTAGAGACTTCATCATAAGAGAATTCAATAGTAGCATATTTACCTTTCTCATAATTATAATTATCACCCTCGTCTTCATACAGTGTAAATGAGCCATTTTGTCCACCATATATATATAAGGTAATATGATCTGCCGGTTTTTCACTTGTATATTGAATATTTGGACCGTAAGGAATAATAGCTCCTTCGTGAGCATAAAGAGGCATTTTCTCGTAAGGAGCATCAACTTTCAAAGTTTGTCCGCCACGAACATATTTTCCGGTATAGAAATCATACCATCCCGTTGTCTCAGGGAAATATACTTCACGGGTACGAGCTCCGTATTGATACACCGGACAAACCATGAGCGAAGGACCAAACATATACTGATCACCTATATTATTTACTTTAGTATCCTTTTCAAAATCCATCACCAAGGCACGCATAATTGTGTAATCCTTGAAATAAGTCATTCCAGCAAGTGAATAAATGTATGGCATCATGCTATAACGCAGTTTTGTATAATATACTATTGACTGATAAGCAGGATGATTATCAGGGGCTATATTATATACTTCGCGGTAAGGAAACTGACCATGAGCCCGGAACAAAGGAGCAAATGAACCAAACTGATACCAGCGGGTGTTGAGTTCACGCCACTCTTTCAGGTCGGCATTCTCATCTCCGGTCTTATCAAACACACGTTGACCTCTTTCATACCTTTTTTCCACACAGAATCCACCAATATCCATAGTCCAGTAAGGTATACCAGCCATCGAGAAATTAAGTCCGGCAGAAATTTGTGCCTTCATATCTTCCCATCGGGTCCCAATATCTCCACTCCATGTTGCAGTAGAATAACGTTGCAATCCTGCAAATCCTGAACGGGTTAAAAGGAATACACGCTTGTCAGGGTCAACGCCTCTTTGTCCTTCATAGATTGCCTGAGCATTCATCAAGGCATAAGTATTGAAATATTTAGTTGAAGGGCCCAAAGCTGTAGGGCCACACAGTTTCTTTCGGTATTCCATATCCGTACAGTCGCGTACATTAGGTTCAGAAGCATCCATCCACCATGCATCAAAACCTTTTTTATAGAGCTTATCCTGCATTTGTTTCCAGAAGAGTTTACGTGCCCCTTCAGAATAAGCGTCATAGAATGAGCCTACATATCCTTTACCTACCCAATCCTTAATACTGTCCTTGACTGCTTGCTGATACATCCATCCATTTTTGTCGAACGCCTTATAATTATCCGTGGTTACATAGAACTTCGGCCAAACAGAAATCATGATTTTTGCATTCATTTGGTGAACAGAATCAACCATCGCTTTTGCATCCGAGAAACGTGCCAAATCAAAATCATGGCTACCCCATGCATTTTCGGGCCAGTAGTTCCAGTCGAGAACAATATTATCAATTGGAATTTCACGTTTACGGAATTCTTTCAATGTGCCCAACAATTCATTCTGCGTTTTGTAACGTTCACGACTTTGCCAGTAACCCATCGCCCATTTGGGCATAACCTGAGATTTACCAGTCAGTTTGCGGTACCCGCTGATTACCTCATCCATATTTTTGCCTTTGATGAAATAGTAATTTATCTCATTGCCCATTTCACTATAAAGAGCCAGTTTGTTTTGTTGGCTATCAGGAACAGGACTCAAAGCCTTCAGTGCAAGGTAAGAAACTCCGCCATCAGGCTTCCATTCAATCCGGATTGGAACACGTTTGCCTTTTTCCAGATGAACAGTAAACTTATAATTATTAGGATTCCAGGCTGTACGCCAGCGTTCCTGCACCACCTTAACATTATTAATATAGACCTCTGTATAACCGGCATAGTATAACCAAAAACGATAAACTCCACTTTGATCAGCTTCCAATTCACCAGAGTAAGTTACATTGGCGCCATCAAACGGAAAATTATCCGGAAGATTCTTAATTGTTTTAATATCCTCATAATCAACAGTAGATTCGGTACGGGTCACAGTTGCTTTCCCTGATCTCGAATCCGGAACATAAGTAGCAGTCAATCCTCCCTCTTTGCCGTTTGCATCGAAAAGCTTAAACTGATTCAATTGAGCATAATCACGATCATCACCAAATTTACTCAAAGAATAGTTATCCCATAAAATTCCATAGTTCTTGTTTGAGAGAACAAAAGGCACAGACACTTTCGTGTTATACTGAAAAAGAGATTCATTCTTACCTTTATAATTAAATTCATCAGACTGGTGTTGACCTAATCCGTAGAAAGCTTCATCATCAGGAGATTCAAAAACCTGGCGCATAGTGTAACCCTTGGTTCCCTCTACTTCAATCGGAGTAAAGGATTTACCACCACCTTTATTTTCTCTGAGAATTGAGTTGCCTTTTATATCAGCAAAGTTAACCTCACCAGTCTTCAGATTAACAAAAGCTTTTAGGTTTTTTGTGGAAAGAACTACAGTCCCATTTTTATTTTCCAGTAGGAAAGAAGGTGTTTTACCCGTTTGAGGAAGAATGATAAGACTCTTCTCTTCAGAAAATTTATCTTCGGGAGTTGCTGATACATGAATTGTTTTATCATTTATCACTTGCAACCGAACCATCTTCAGATCATTACTTTGTTTTTGTTCCAGCTTTACAATAACCCCATCTGCTGTTTTCTCATATTCAGGTTTAACACAAGACATAAACAGTAATCCTGCTAATAAATAAATAGACGTATTTCTCATCATTCACTAAATATTTTTATTCATTTCTATCAATGTTGTAAAATTACAATATTTTAAAATAACCTACCCTATGCATTTGTTTTCTTAGCGTATGCTTTTTGATAGTCAAGGGTATTTATATGTTTCTTCATGGGGTACCATTTGTTACATACCTAAACAAAGGACTAAACTTTCTTAATTTCACTATCAGTTTTACAGAAATATATTTGGGTATACCGAAGAATTTGACTTTATTTGCAATGACAATATAAAATTAAAACGAATTATGACAAACACTTCTATGCCTCACAATAACCTATCAGGGCTTAAGCGTGAGGACTTCCAAAAAACAATCGATGGTAAATCAACCGATTTATTCATTCTCAAAAATAATAAAGGTGTAGAAATAGCAGTAACAAACTATGGTGCAGTGACACTTGCAATAATGACTCCTGATAAAAACGGGAACTATTCAAATGTTATTTTGGGACATGACACTATTGATAAAGTTATAAATAGTCCGGAACCTTTTCTAAGCACCACTATCGGACGATATGGCAATAGAATTGCTAAAGGAAAATTCACTTTATGTGGCAAAGAATATACACTTGCTACAAATAACGGACCTAACTCTCTGCATGGAGGACCAAAAGGTTTTCACGCTGTAGTATGGGATGCCAAACAAATTAACGAGCAAACACTTGAACTGAAATATACAGCACAAGATGGCGAAGAAGGATTCCCGGGAAAGCTGGATGTGGTAATGACTTATTCATTAACTGATGCAAATGAGTTTTTAATAAACTATAAAGCTAAAACAGACAAAACCACAATCGTTAACTTAACCAATCACGGTTTCTTCAATCTTGCCGGCATAGCCAATCCCACCCCTACCGTTCTCAACAATATTCTTACTATTAACGCTGATCACTATACTCCTATTGATGCTGTATGTATCCCATTTGGTGAAATAGCCAAAGTAGAAGGAACACCTCTGGACTTCAGAACTCCTCATGTTGTAGGTGAACGTATCAACGATAAACATCAGCAAATCGAAAACGGAGCAGGATATGATCATTGCTTTGTACTAAACAAAAAAGAAGCAGGCGAACTTAGCTTTGCAGTGAAATGTGTTGAACCAAACAGCGGACGTTTCATGGAAGTATATACAACAGAACCAGGTGTACAACTTTACTCCGGCAATTGGCTAAATGGTTTCAGTGGAGCACATGGAGCTACTTTCCCAGCAAGAAGTGCTATATGTTTCGAAGCACAACTTTTCCCTGATACTCCTAATAATCCTCATTTCCCATCTGCAGTTCTTAATCCGGGAGAGGAATACACACAAACAACTATTTATAAGTTCGGAGTAGAACAATAATAAATAGCACATTAAACAAACCTAATTTATAAAAAACAATTTAAATTTAATCACCATGTCTGAAAAAGAGCAACAAAGCTATCTAGGACCATTTATAACACTGGTCTTCTTATTCTTTATCGTCGGATTTCTAACGACAGCAAACGGTCAGTTTCAAGGACCTTTGAAAGCAGCATTTTTAAGTAACGCAGGAGACCTGAAAAATACTTTTGCTACACTTATTTCATTTTCTTGGTTTTTAGCATACCCACTTACAGGAGGAATCGGTTCTTCATGGGTTACAAAATATGGATATAAAGGTACACTGGTTCGTGCATTATTAGTAATGATCATTGGTTTGGGTATCTTTTTCTCATCATCCTGGTACACTGTACAGTTCCCTGGATCAAGCATACAGATTGCATCTGCAAATGTTCCAATGGGATACTTCATTTTCTTACTGGGCTCATTTGTTGTAGGTTCTGCCGCAACAATCCTGCAGGTGGTAATCAATCCTTATTTAACAGCATGTTATGTAAAAGGCACACAAGCCGTTCAACGTTTAAATATTGGTGGTTCATCTAACTCTATCGGTACTACTTTTGCCCCATTCTTCGTAACAGGTATTGTTTTTGGTGGTTTATCAATGGAAGAAGTTCAGCCAAGCCAGTTAATGGTACCATTTGTAGCATTAATGGTAGTAATTGCTGTTATCGTGGGTGTTCTTACAAAACTTTCTTTACCAGACATCCAGGGAACAAAGACAGAAGTCGGCGAAAAACTAGAAAAGAGCGTATGGTCATTCAGCCATTTAACATTAGGCGTTATTGCTATCTTCTTCTACGTTGGAGTTGAAGTAGCTATTGGTGCTAATATCAATCTTTATGCAATTGAAACACAAGGAAAAGCTGGATTATCATTCTTTGGAATGGATTCAGTTGGAATCTTTGGTATTAAATTTGCAATTCCTGCCCTAATGGCAACATTATACTGGGGAGGTATGCTTATAGGTCGTTTGGTTTCAAGTTCATTGAGCAATGTATCTCCACGAGCTCAGCTTGCTGTTACTTCTGTTCTTGCAGCATGTTTTGCCATAGCTTCAATGATTACCGATAATCCTTGGTTACTTGCAGCTGTTGGTTTATTCCACTCTGTAATGTGGGGAGCTATCTTTACTTTATCAGTTGACAAACTTGGCAAATACACATCAAAAGCATCAGGTGTTTTCATGATTGGTGTTGTTGGTGGAGCTATCATACCACTTTTACAAGGTATGCTTGCTGACGCATTAGGCGGATGGAGAATGACTTGGTTTGTGGTTATTTTAGGAGAATTATTTATCCTATATTACGCTTTACTTGGATCTAAAGTTAAGCAATCAGCAGAATAATATAAATATAATGATCTAAGCCTCTTCTTCACAGAAGAGACTTAGATCATGTTACTTTAAATAAAAACACGAATTATGGATATTGAATATGTAAGAAGTCGCTTTGCAAAGCACTTTGACGGAGCAGTAGGCTCTGTATATGCGTCTCCAGGACGTATCAATCTTATCGGAGAACACACAGACTACAATGGTGGATTTGTATTTCCAGGAGCTATCGACAAAGGAATGATGGCCGAAATCAAGATTAATGGTACAGATAAAGTCAGAGCTTATTCTATTGATTTAAAAGATTATACCGAATTTGGATTGAACGAAGAAGATGCTCCACACGCAAGCTGGGCAAGATATATTTTCGGAGTATGCCGTGAAATCATCAAAAGAGGTGGCAAGATTCAAGGATTCGATACTGTTTTTGCAGGTGATGTGCCTCTGGGTGCAGGAATGTCTTCATCAGCAGCATTGGAAAGCACTTACGCTTTTGCATTGAACGAAATGTTCAACTGCGGTATCGATAAGTTTGAACTGGCAAAGATTGGTCAGGCTACAGAACATAACTACTGTGGTGTTAATTGTGGTATTATGGACCAGTTTGCTTCAGTATTTGGTAAAGCAGGTAGCTTAATCCGTTTAGACTGCCGTTCTTTGGAATACAAATACTATCCATTCAACCCAACAGGATACAAAGTCGTATTATTAGACTCAGTTGTTAAGCATGAACTTGCTTCATCTGCATATAACAAACGCCGTCAGTCCTGCGAAACAGTTGTGGCTGCTATCAAAAAGAACCACCCATCAGTTGAATTCCTTCGCGATTGCACTATGGAAATGCTTCAGGCAGTGAAAGCTGACGTAACTGAAGAAGACTACATGCGTGCTGAATATGTTATTGAAGAAATACAACGTGTACTTGATGTTTGCGACGCTTTGGAAAAAGGAGATTATGAAACTGTAGGTGAAAAGATGTATGGCACACACCACGGTATGAGTAAGCTTTACGAAGTAAGCTGTGAAGAACTAGATTTCTTGAATGACTGCGCTAAGAAAAACGGTGTGACTGGCTCACGCGTTATGGGTGGCGGATTTGGTGGATGTACCATCAATTTAGTAAAAGAAGAACTTTATGACGCATTTATTGCTGATGCAAAAGAATCTTTCAAAGCTAAATTTGGCAGAAGTCCTAAAGTATATGATGTGGTTATCAGTGACGGTTCCCGCAAATTAGCTTAAAAATAAGTATTTCCTTATTATATAAGGTGTATCATTCTTTGTTGAATGATACACCTTTTTTTGTGCTATGTTAAACACCTTATTTCCTCAATTTTATTTTCATTTTCTGCTATATAACATACTATAAACTATATAATCATATCAAATTAAGTGTTACTTTTACACTCAATAAATATTACCTTAAAACCATAGAGAAATGAAGAAATTTTGGTTAACACTAAGCATTGCCGCAGCTATACTGACATCCTGCGCCAATAAATCTCAGCAAGGAGCTACACTTTCTGGACTAAAAGCAGAAAACTTCAAGTCAGAAGTAAAAGGGAAACAGACAAATCTGTACATCCTCAAGAACAAAGCCGGAATGGAAGTATGCATTACAAACTTCGGCGGAAGAATTGTTTCTATTATGGTACCTGATAAAAAAGGTAAAATGCAGGATGTTGTACTTGGTTTTGACAGCATTACAAATTATATCCATACCCCAAGTGACTTTGGAGCATCTATAGGAAGATACGCAAATCGTATTAATCAAGGTAAATTTGTACTTGATAAAGATACAATCCAATTACCTAAAAATAACTTCGGACACTGTCTGCACGGAGGACCGGAAGGATGGCAATATCAGGTGTATGATGCTAAGCAACTTAATGACAGTTGCATTGAGCTTACCCGCATTTCTCCAGACAAAGATTCTAATTTCCCTGGAAAAGTTGTAGCTAAAGTTACCTACAAGCTTACTTCAGACAATGCTATAGATATTAGCTATGAAGCTACAACTGATAAGAAAACAATTATAAATATGACTAACCACTCATATTTCAACTTATCAGGAGATCCAAAAAATATTATCACAGATAATACACTTTACGTTAATGCGGATAAATTCACTCCAGTAGACAGTACCTTTATGACTACCGGTGAAATTCTTCCGGTTAAAAACACTCCAATGGATTTCACAACTCCAAAAATTGTAAGTAAAGATATTGATAAGTACGATTATGTACAACTAAAGAACGGAAATGGTTATGATCATAACTGGGTATTGAATACTGCAGGAGATATGACTAAGTTAGCAGCCAAGCTTTCCTCTCCTATCAGTGGTATCACTCTGGAAGTATATACAAACGAACCGGGAATACAGGTTTACACAGGAAACTTCCTTGACGGAAAAGTAAAAGGTAAACGCGGTATTGTATATAACAAACGTGTTGGTATCTGCCTTGAAACGCAACATTACCCTGACAGCCCTAATAAAAAAGACTGGCCATCTGTTATCCTTGAACCAGGACAAACATATAAGAGCCACTGTATTTTTAAATTCT
This genomic interval carries:
- a CDS encoding aldose epimerase family protein, producing the protein MKKFWLTLSIAAAILTSCANKSQQGATLSGLKAENFKSEVKGKQTNLYILKNKAGMEVCITNFGGRIVSIMVPDKKGKMQDVVLGFDSITNYIHTPSDFGASIGRYANRINQGKFVLDKDTIQLPKNNFGHCLHGGPEGWQYQVYDAKQLNDSCIELTRISPDKDSNFPGKVVAKVTYKLTSDNAIDISYEATTDKKTIINMTNHSYFNLSGDPKNIITDNTLYVNADKFTPVDSTFMTTGEILPVKNTPMDFTTPKIVSKDIDKYDYVQLKNGNGYDHNWVLNTAGDMTKLAAKLSSPISGITLEVYTNEPGIQVYTGNFLDGKVKGKRGIVYNKRVGICLETQHYPDSPNKKDWPSVILEPGQTYKSHCIFKFSVEK